A window of the Lactuca sativa cultivar Salinas chromosome 5, Lsat_Salinas_v11, whole genome shotgun sequence genome harbors these coding sequences:
- the LOC111917542 gene encoding uncharacterized protein LOC111917542, with translation MSYNPRPLLQNALVRPSYPPPQPHYQHSQPHYQPKPHPPHHQQPPQSQPSRSIISLEDIVKSLATSTQQFQKETRTSISNLEAQMGDIVTSISNVESRGKLPSQTEKNPNVNVVTLRSGKQIRESSSKKKPRDEEEEIEVIPIEESIIKDDAQVGVPRKTTPIVTLIAIRSSFPSRLATSKKKMEEKEILDTFRKVEVNIPLLDAIKQIPRYEKFLKELCTNKSKLKGNEKIFINENASAVLYRKLPPKCKDSGMFTVPCKIGDVTFSSAMLDLGASINVMYYSVYESLNVGPLSETGVIISLVDKSSVFPRGILEDVLEVNQLVFPEDFYVIDVYEQVSSKSGIILPWRPFLKTARTKIVVYAGNLTIEFDGETISFNIYDAMRYPIDVS, from the coding sequence ATGAGCTACAACCCGAGACCATTGCTtcaaaatgcattggttagaccatcatatccaccaccacaacctcatTACCAACACTCGCAACCACATTATCAACCCAAACCACACCCTCCACATCACCAACAACCTCCTCAATCCCAACCAAGTCGCTCCATAATAtctcttgaagacattgtcaaatcCTTAGCCACTAGTACCCAACAATTCCAGAAAGAGACAAGAactagtatctccaaccttgaagcacaaatgggagatatagttacatccATAAGCAATGTGGAGTCCCGTGGAAAGTTGCcttctcaaaccgaaaagaacccaaatgtcaatgtggtgacCTTGAGAAGTGGCAAACAAATCAGAGAGAGTAGTTCGAAGAAGAAGCCAAGGGATGAAGAGGAAGAAATAGAAGTTATTCCCATAGAAGAATCTATAATCAAGGATGATGCACAAGTCGGAGTTCCAAGGAAGACTACCCCTATAGTAACTCTAATAGCCATTCGATCGTCGTTCCCCTCTCGACTTGCAACTTCAAAGAAGAAAatggaggagaaagagattttGGACACCTTTCGAAAGGTGGAAGTAAATATCCCTCTACTTGATGCAATCAAGCAAATCCCTAGGTatgaaaagtttttgaaagaaCTTTGTACCAATAAGAGCAAGTTGAagggaaatgagaaaatttttATCAATGAAAACGCATCTGCGGTTTTGTACAGGAAGCTTCCACCTAAGTGTAAAGATTCAGGAATGTTTACGGTTCCTTGCAAGATAGGAGATGTCACTTTTAGTAGTGCTATGCTTGACCTTGGTGCTTCTATTAATGTCATGTACTATTCGGTGTATGAATCATTGAATGTTGGTCCTCTAAGTGAAACTGGTGTCATAATCTCTCTTGTGGATAAATCAAGTGTCTTTCCTAGAGGTATTTTGGAAGATGTCTTGGAAGTGAACCAATTAGTCTTCCCGGaggatttctatgtgattgatgTATATGAACAAGTGTCCTCCAAGTCGGGTATAATTTTACCTTGGAGACCATTCTTGAAGACGGCTAGAACAAAGATTGTTGTATATGCAGGAAACTTAACGATAGAGTTTGATGGGGAAACAATAAGTTTTAACATCTATGATGCTATGAGATACCCTATTGATGTTTCATGA